TTAATTGTTTAATCGAATTTTTATTCAATTCTTCCTGAATGGCTGCGAATGGGAGTCGAGAATAGCCAAGGCCATGTTTAACAAGGCTTATCGCTGTTTCTATTGAACCAACATGAATCACTTGATTATGATGGTCTATGTCTATGCTATTACGGGATAATGAAATATATGTATGTTTTTGTAATTCCTTGCATAAGTCATTATTGTTGATATGTTGTAACACGCTCTCAGGATGTGTAACTAATACTGTTTTTATACATTCTAAATCAATGGGTTGTAATGATTTTATGTTGTGGTGTGTTATCACTAAATCATGATCTTTTTGCGATAATACATCTGATTGACTCAGTGAGATTTTATGAATATTAATATCATAATGTTTATTCTCTTTAATAAATTGAGAGATTTTATCTAAAAATAAGTCTGAAACATACAAAGGATCGATAAGCATATTTATTTTTAACTTATTGTTAAATATTAATTTTTTTGCTTCCTTTTCTAGTGAAATGGCCTTTTCAGTGATTTCTCTCGATAACTCAAGTAATAATTTACCTTCATGCGTAAGTACTGCTCGTCTTTTCTCTAAAGAGAGAATTTCAATGCCCAAAGTTTGCTCTAATTTATTGATTGTATAGCTAATCGATGATTGAGTTCTATGCAGTGCATCTGCAGCCTGGGCAAAGCCACCATAATCAACGACGGCTTGTAAGGTAATCCACTGATCGAGAGTCGTTCGGGATTTTTCCATGATGGAACCTTCTTATTATTGTTTATTTAATACTCATTAAAAATGAAGCTAGCAATATATCTTAGCATTGTTAATAGGTAGTAATACTCATTTTTTAATCAAGTTTAAAAAATATTAACATTATAATAGATAGTGTTATTGTTTAATAATCAATATACTTTTAATAAAAATATTTATACTTTTTTATTTTCCGTTATTTGAAGTGTTTTTTCATAAAATAGATAAAGTTGGCTTTTTTTATTTTTTATTATTTAAATTTATATAAATAAGAAGGAGTTTTTAATATAGGTTGAAATAATTTTTAATTATATTAATGTTTATTTCTCTTTTTTTATTTATATAATTAATGTTATTTGATTTTATTTATTAATTATTTTTATTTTTTTTATTTGTTTTTTCCTTAATGCTCGTTAATCTATATTCTATCTATTTTTATTATTTGAATTTAAGTTCTTTTATTATTTATTAATTGTGATTTGTTAAAAAATAAAAATATCTCATCTTTGGCTTAAGATGGTTTTACTAAAATATAAAAGACTACTTATAATTTTAAATACTACAGTTTAGTCTAAATTAGATGAAGTTAGGTTTTATATATTGAAATAATAAAGTATTTCAATATGTAAAACTACCATTATTTTAAATGCTAATATTAAATTTGTTGACCTATAAACAACTTAACTTATTTAACTTAAAAAAGAAAATCTTCCGTTAGAGATATCAACTTGAAAATTAAAATCCCATGAAAGTGTCTTTTCACTCACATTAGGAGTGGGATTAAGTATAAAAACGTAAATGTGTGACTTGGATCAATAATTAACGGTTGTTTTCCGTTAAATGTTCGATGTTGTTGACAGAGATAAAAAATAATAAAAGTAAGAAAAATATATTTTATATTAAGATAGATTAAATGCCCTATCCAAAATGGCACTTTGTCCTTTGGTTAATTGGATACTTTGTTAGAAAAATATATTGCTTTAAAAATAGTTTTCCCAAGAATTGGCGATCTTTTTATGATGTTCGTTTTATTATCTTCATATTATCACTGATTGAAGAGTAGTTTCCTAACGTTACTACTTATCAATTTTATTAAACAAAAAATTAAAAAATAATCTCTTTTTTTTCTAAAAATAAGACGCTGGGAAGAAAATATGGATTAGTTTTATACAATCAATGAGCTATAAGTGAAGCAAAGCAGCAGAATAGGCTGATAAAAGCACCAGTAAAGAGGATGAAAAAGGAGAGAAATAAAAGAACATAGCCATTGCCTTTCGTATTTTTTCGATAAAACAATGGCTTTATATCAAATTAATCGGAATCGGCGGATTATAATCCCCCAACTTCTCTAGGTGTCGCTCGCATAGAGCTGCGAATTGTATTACCCATCATGTCCACTCTTGCTTGGAATGGTGGGAATGGCAGTGGAATACCATGTTCTGCAAAGGCTAAAAGAATATTTTGATGAATTTCATGTCTGGCTGGCATTCTGTGTCCCATCTCAGCTGCATAAACACGCAATTCGAAAATCTGAATACCTTGTTGTAAATCGACGAGATAAACTTCGGGTGCTGGGTTTTCTAAGATCATCGTAGAGCGTTTTGACGCTTCTAATAAAACATTTGTGACTTGCTCGCTGTTACAGTCTGCTGGAGCAGGAATAGTCATCACAATACGGGTAACAGAGTCCGACAGAGACCAGTTAATAAATTGTTCCGTAATAAAGGCTTTATTCGGTACGATAATTTCTTTTCTATCCCAGTCAGTCAGCGTAGTCGCTCGGGTGTTGATCTTAGAAATATTCCCCGTCAAATTACGGATAGTGACGGTATCACCAATACGGATAGGTTTTTCAAACAAGATCATCAGCCCAGAAATGATATTGGCAAAAATTTCTTGTAAACCAAAGCCTAACCCAACCCCCATTGCTGCGACTAACCATTGTAATTTTGACCATTCAATTCCTAATAAGGAGAAGCCTACAATGCTACCAATTAGAGTGATGCTGTATTTAGTCATGGTAGTAATGGCATAGCCTGTACCTGGCGTTAAATCTAAATGTTGTAAAATAGCCAGTTCAAGTAAAGCGGGTAAGTTTCTCACCAATTGCGTAGTGATAATAATCACAAGGATCGCCACTAAAATAGAGCCCATGGTAATGGGTTGTATGGTGTTAACGCCATTTACCGATGAGGTTACATCCCAAAGACGAATATTATCGACAAAGGAAAATGCGGTATTTAATTCAGACCATAATAAAATCATCGATACTAATGCAATCATGGTCAGAATAGAACGAACTAAGCCAATAGATTGCGCACTGATTGCATCAAGGTCTATTTCTTGAGCCTCAATTTCAAGCCCTACTGTACTCTCACCGCTACTGCCCACAATGGTATTTTCATCTTCGCCTTTCGCACGTTGGGCGAGAATTTCAGCTCGTTTCTGTTTTGCGCGTTCAAAAGCTAATTTACGACGTTGAATAAGCATCCACCGCTGAATAATGTGATAGATAATCAGTAAAGCAAACCAAATTGCTACTGACATTTCTAAACGGCCAAGCAAGACAATCGAAGTAGAAAGGTAACCTAAAACAGCGGCTAAGCCTGCAATAATAGGGGCAAGAAGTAAGAACCACCATAAGATAGTGTTTATTGCATTATCACCAGACCCATGTTTATCAAGATAAAGGGGAACATGGGCTTTTTTAAGACTTGAAGTAATAAAGCTTAGGGCTATACAGAGTAGCAAGAAACAGAAGCGACCGACTGTTGGTGCAAATTCTCTATCGCTATAATATTCAAAGGTAATTAATGACATCATTAGCGGGACAATGACAAAAATAGAAAGCTGGTAAAAGCGCATTGCTTTTTTGACTCGACTTTCTTTCCATTTAAATTGAGCGATAAATAAACCGTTATGACGTGCGAAGGTCGCACTGATCATAAATAGCCATAACACAGGAGCTGCTGCTGTTACACCATAGCCAATCGCGCCGGCCATTGGATAACGCCATTCAACACTTTGTAAGCCATAACCGACTGCAGACCACAATAGAGGTAACGGAAGTGCAATTAAAATAGACCAAAAAACGGTACGTATTGTTAGTGAAAAATGATCTTGGGTGACTTTACCAATACGGTTACTGACTCTTTCTAGAAAAGCGTTGTAGTGTTTTCGAGTACGAAGGCTAAAACCAACAATTGATAAGGTAACAAACAAGAATAGAAACGTATCTTGGTTTTTAAGCATGCTAACAGCAGCATGGCCTAATTGTGAAAAGGTATCTAATGAAAGTAGCCGAGTGATATCTTTGACTAATAAAACTGGATAATTGAATTTGATAGGGCTGATATCGGCAACCCAGAACATATAGCGGTTTGTCGCGTCTTTTGTTTCTTTTAAAGCATCCGCTAATTGGGTTGTGGCGACTTTGAGTTTTGTTAATTCAAGGATCTGAGAGTCATAGCCTGATAGTAATGAGTTTAATAGCTCATGGCGTGCTTGAATAAGGGAATCAAAGATATATTGCTGAGCTTCAGGTAATTTAGAGCCATCAGCCGTTTCAGGTGGCTGGATCTTGCTTAAATTCTCCAGCATATCTTCATAACCTAAACGCTCAACACGCAATTGAATAATATCTCTATCAAGTTCTTGTGAGCGAGGCATTTCAGGTAAACGAGAAAGTTGTGTTCTTAACGCTTCACCTAATGCGGTGGAGCCACTTAGCCACTGTGCTTGTTCGCGGATCGTGGTGAGTGTTTGACGAACTTGCTGTGTTTGTTGTGTGGTAATCCGTTGTTTTTCAGAGAGCTCGCTCATTTCCTGTGTCTGTTTATTCAGGATTTGTGACAGCTCAC
This portion of the Proteus vulgaris genome encodes:
- a CDS encoding LysR family transcriptional regulator; the encoded protein is MEKSRTTLDQWITLQAVVDYGGFAQAADALHRTQSSISYTINKLEQTLGIEILSLEKRRAVLTHEGKLLLELSREITEKAISLEKEAKKLIFNNKLKINMLIDPLYVSDLFLDKISQFIKENKHYDINIHKISLSQSDVLSQKDHDLVITHHNIKSLQPIDLECIKTVLVTHPESVLQHINNNDLCKELQKHTYISLSRNSIDIDHHNQVIHVGSIETAISLVKHGLGYSRLPFAAIQEELNKNSIKQLNTHNKDKEYRFYLYLNKNSFPIEDIEKLLLAINSSPCDLIND
- the mscM gene encoding miniconductance mechanosensitive channel MscM is translated as MRLIISLFFSLFLTFSLSTSAISADVEKLRQDIKQLEGSTNPQDIETVQALQGTINWINDGEKAQTNADNYQKTIDDYPEITKELRTKLLEESHAVPTIPEKISIPDLEQKIIQVSSQLMEQARLQQQEQDKSREISESLNLLPQQLSEARRLLSDATARLASVSASTTPLTEAQNKLTQAEVTARKAMVNELEMAQLSANNRQEIARLRLELFKKRYQRLDVQLQQLRSLLNIKRQEVADLALEKTEMLAEQGGELPEFLTKQIQTNRELSQILNKQTQEMSELSEKQRITTQQTQQVRQTLTTIREQAQWLSGSTALGEALRTQLSRLPEMPRSQELDRDIIQLRVERLGYEDMLENLSKIQPPETADGSKLPEAQQYIFDSLIQARHELLNSLLSGYDSQILELTKLKVATTQLADALKETKDATNRYMFWVADISPIKFNYPVLLVKDITRLLSLDTFSQLGHAAVSMLKNQDTFLFLFVTLSIVGFSLRTRKHYNAFLERVSNRIGKVTQDHFSLTIRTVFWSILIALPLPLLWSAVGYGLQSVEWRYPMAGAIGYGVTAAAPVLWLFMISATFARHNGLFIAQFKWKESRVKKAMRFYQLSIFVIVPLMMSLITFEYYSDREFAPTVGRFCFLLLCIALSFITSSLKKAHVPLYLDKHGSGDNAINTILWWFLLLAPIIAGLAAVLGYLSTSIVLLGRLEMSVAIWFALLIIYHIIQRWMLIQRRKLAFERAKQKRAEILAQRAKGEDENTIVGSSGESTVGLEIEAQEIDLDAISAQSIGLVRSILTMIALVSMILLWSELNTAFSFVDNIRLWDVTSSVNGVNTIQPITMGSILVAILVIIITTQLVRNLPALLELAILQHLDLTPGTGYAITTMTKYSITLIGSIVGFSLLGIEWSKLQWLVAAMGVGLGFGLQEIFANIISGLMILFEKPIRIGDTVTIRNLTGNISKINTRATTLTDWDRKEIIVPNKAFITEQFINWSLSDSVTRIVMTIPAPADCNSEQVTNVLLEASKRSTMILENPAPEVYLVDLQQGIQIFELRVYAAEMGHRMPARHEIHQNILLAFAEHGIPLPFPPFQARVDMMGNTIRSSMRATPREVGGL